A section of the Sporomusaceae bacterium FL31 genome encodes:
- a CDS encoding hydrolase: MIKKMKEQLAQNLSEKRYKHSVNVSKTAKVLAKQFECDPEKAKIAGLLHDCARELTNNRLLSTAEAFGIVVGEIERAQSVLLHALIGAKVAEVDYGVSDPEILHAIAVHTTGGPNMTILDKIIFLADVIEPGRSFPGVELIRKLAEEDLDKAVLAAYNQSILFLAAHDSIIHPDTIIGRNELLLNK; this comes from the coding sequence ATGATTAAAAAAATGAAAGAACAATTAGCACAAAACTTATCAGAAAAACGATATAAGCATTCTGTTAATGTCAGTAAAACGGCCAAGGTGTTAGCCAAACAATTTGAGTGCGACCCTGAAAAAGCTAAAATAGCAGGTTTGCTGCATGACTGTGCACGGGAGTTAACCAATAATCGCCTATTGTCAACTGCTGAAGCCTTTGGTATAGTGGTGGGAGAGATTGAGCGAGCTCAGTCTGTGCTGTTGCATGCCCTGATCGGTGCAAAAGTAGCCGAAGTTGACTATGGAGTATCTGATCCTGAGATTCTGCACGCAATTGCTGTTCATACGACTGGCGGTCCGAATATGACCATCCTTGATAAGATTATCTTTTTAGCAGATGTCATTGAGCCAGGCCGCTCATTTCCGGGAGTTGAACTTATTCGCAAGTTGGCAGAGGAAGATCTGGATAAAGCTGTTTTGGCTGCCTATAATCAATCGATCTTATTTCTTGCTGCACATGACAGTATTATTCATCCGGATACTATTATTGGCCGGAATGAATTACTGCTCAATAAATAA
- a CDS encoding RNA-binding protein, translated as MAKTLYVGNLPWSTTDTSLTEAFSPHGNVISSRIITDKETGRSRGFGFVEVDDADADKMVEAMHGSEFGGRQIVVNEAKPRQG; from the coding sequence ATGGCAAAAACTCTCTATGTCGGCAACCTGCCGTGGTCGACAACGGATACTTCTTTAACTGAAGCGTTCAGTCCCCACGGCAATGTAATCTCAAGCAGAATTATAACTGATAAAGAAACAGGTCGCTCAAGAGGTTTTGGCTTCGTTGAAGTTGATGATGCAGACGCAGACAAAATGGTTGAAGCGATGCATGGTTCAGAATTTGGCGGACGACAAATTGTTGTTAATGAAGCTAAACCAAGACAAGGCTAA
- the nadD gene encoding putative nicotinate-nucleotide adenylyltransferase, which yields MSEIKRKIGIMGGTFDPIHIGHLVTAEAVRIEYSLDKVIFIPAANPPHKQELQVTPAMHRYIMTVMATYSNPYFYVSDIELERPGLSYTFDTVSALIDQFGAKTDFYFITGADAIQDLPTWENVDELLNLCHFIAATRPGCISTLDNVIRHFGPKGRKRIHRLATPELEISSTDIRERVKNGRSIKYIVPESVESYIFKESLYR from the coding sequence ATGTCAGAAATTAAACGTAAGATCGGCATAATGGGAGGGACCTTTGATCCTATTCATATCGGTCATCTCGTAACAGCTGAGGCAGTACGAATTGAGTACTCTTTAGATAAAGTTATTTTCATACCTGCAGCCAATCCGCCGCATAAACAGGAACTTCAGGTCACGCCAGCCATGCATCGCTATATCATGACAGTCATGGCAACATACTCGAATCCTTATTTTTATGTATCCGATATTGAGCTTGAGCGGCCAGGCTTATCCTATACCTTTGATACAGTATCTGCGCTTATCGATCAATTTGGTGCCAAGACTGATTTTTATTTTATTACTGGTGCAGATGCCATTCAAGATCTGCCAACCTGGGAGAATGTAGACGAATTGCTCAATCTATGTCATTTTATTGCCGCTACCAGACCCGGTTGCATCAGCACTTTGGACAATGTAATCAGACACTTTGGTCCTAAAGGCCGTAAACGCATTCATCGTTTAGCAACGCCAGAGCTGGAGATTTCCTCTACAGATATTCGCGAAAGAGTTAAAAATGGCCGATCCATTAAATATATTGTTCCAGAAAGTGTTGAAAGCTACATTTTTAAAGAAAGCTTATATCGTTAG
- a CDS encoding multidrug ABC transporter substrate-binding protein: MFWESVSIALEGLRANKLRSILTMLGIIIGVGAVIAMISIGMGVRDKVQNSIASLGSNLIIITPGATSPSGVRLAAGSNTTVTNKDSQAIAREVSGVNLVAPSVSKQYQIVYGNKNWTTTVQGTTPEYADVRNYELGNGSFFTNQDVDTRARFAVIGNTVSENLFGEISPIGQMIRINKAPFKVIGVLKSKGQSAGGMDQDDMVLVPLTTAQERLLGITYLHSISVQAVDGDVINQVQEDITTLLRTRHKLTADKADDFTVRNLAAVMATAEETTGTITLLLGNIAAISLLVGGIGIMNIMLVSVTERTREIGIRKALGATYHNILLQFLIEAIVIGVTGGIIGIGLGVSAAYAISAIAGWNTVISLTAIVIAFGFSILIGLFFGIYPARKAALLDPIDALRYE; this comes from the coding sequence GTGTTTTGGGAAAGTGTCAGTATCGCCCTTGAAGGGCTAAGAGCGAACAAATTACGTTCCATTCTCACTATGCTGGGCATCATCATTGGGGTTGGAGCTGTTATTGCCATGATATCCATTGGTATGGGTGTTCGGGATAAAGTGCAAAATTCAATTGCAAGTTTGGGCAGTAATTTAATTATTATCACTCCTGGGGCCACCTCACCGTCTGGGGTCAGATTGGCGGCGGGGTCCAATACAACTGTCACCAATAAAGATTCGCAGGCTATTGCCCGTGAAGTGTCAGGGGTTAATCTGGTTGCTCCAAGTGTGAGTAAACAATATCAAATTGTTTATGGCAATAAAAATTGGACAACAACGGTTCAGGGAACAACACCGGAATATGCCGATGTGCGTAATTATGAGCTTGGTAATGGCAGCTTTTTTACTAATCAGGATGTTGATACCAGGGCTCGGTTTGCTGTTATTGGGAATACTGTTAGTGAAAATTTATTTGGTGAAATCAGTCCAATTGGTCAAATGATTCGCATTAATAAGGCGCCGTTTAAGGTAATCGGAGTTTTGAAAAGTAAAGGCCAATCGGCTGGGGGAATGGATCAGGATGACATGGTACTGGTTCCGTTAACGACAGCTCAAGAGCGATTGCTTGGAATCACTTATCTTCATAGCATCAGCGTCCAGGCCGTGGATGGGGATGTGATTAACCAAGTTCAAGAAGATATTACAACCTTGCTTCGGACACGTCATAAGTTAACTGCTGATAAAGCCGATGACTTTACTGTGCGGAATTTGGCTGCTGTTATGGCTACCGCAGAAGAGACTACCGGCACAATTACGTTACTGTTAGGAAACATTGCAGCCATATCACTCTTAGTGGGTGGAATTGGAATTATGAATATTATGTTGGTTTCGGTTACCGAAAGGACAAGAGAAATTGGCATAAGGAAGGCTTTAGGTGCCACCTATCACAACATCTTGCTGCAGTTTCTGATTGAGGCTATCGTCATTGGTGTGACAGGTGGAATAATCGGTATTGGCCTTGGGGTAAGTGCAGCCTATGCCATTTCGGCAATAGCCGGCTGGAATACCGTTATTTCTCTTACCGCCATTGTGATTGCTTTTGGCTTTTCCATCTTAATAGGGCTCTTCTTCGGAATTTATCCAGCGCGCAAAGCTGCTTTGCTTGATCCGATTGACGCACTGCGCTATGAGTAA
- the salX gene encoding macrolide ABC transporter ATP-binding protein yields MTIALKKVTKLYQMGDNEVAALAGITLNISTGEFAAIMGPSGSGKSTLMNILGCLDRPTSGSYQLDGKEVATLNDDELAITRNKKIGFVFQNFNLLPRMSALQNVALPLVYSGTDKQTRTQLAGQALTMVGLGNRMDHKPNEMSGGQRQRVAIARALVNNPSIIMADEPTGNLDTKSGEEIMSIFDELNSQGRTVILVTHEPDIAEHARRIIQVRDGLIVRDHHHKE; encoded by the coding sequence ATGACGATCGCTTTAAAAAAGGTTACAAAACTCTATCAAATGGGTGATAACGAGGTTGCTGCTTTAGCGGGGATTACGCTGAATATTTCGACAGGAGAATTTGCAGCTATTATGGGGCCATCCGGCTCGGGAAAATCAACGCTAATGAATATTCTAGGATGTCTTGATCGGCCGACAAGCGGTTCATATCAGCTGGACGGAAAAGAAGTTGCAACATTAAATGATGATGAACTCGCCATTACGCGTAACAAAAAGATTGGTTTTGTATTTCAGAACTTTAACTTGCTGCCGCGAATGTCCGCTTTACAAAATGTTGCGCTGCCCTTAGTCTATTCCGGTACAGATAAGCAGACCCGTACTCAGTTGGCAGGGCAGGCGTTAACAATGGTGGGCTTGGGAAACCGCATGGATCACAAGCCCAATGAAATGTCAGGCGGACAGCGGCAGCGGGTGGCTATTGCCAGAGCATTGGTCAATAACCCGAGCATTATTATGGCAGACGAGCCGACTGGTAATCTGGATACTAAATCAGGCGAAGAGATTATGAGTATTTTTGACGAGTTGAATTCACAAGGCCGGACAGTCATATTGGTAACGCATGAGCCAGATATTGCGGAGCATGCCCGGCGAATCATTCAGGTTCGTGATGGTCTGATTGTCCGCGATCATCACCATAAGGAGTGA